The following nucleotide sequence is from Burkholderia gladioli.
CACCCAGAAGACGCCGCTGTTCCCCGGGCAGTTCTCGGCTCTCGAGCAGTTCAGCGACGGCGTCCCGCGCGAATCGATGCAACTGACGGTGCGAGCCCCGGCGGCGATGCCGCTGCAGGCCGACGCGGTCGACCTGCCGGGCGGCCGCCAGCCCGCCGGCGAGGCCGGTGGTGAGGCGGGCGTCCAGGTCTGGCGCTGGTCGCTGTCGAAGCAGCCGGCGCGCACGCCGGAGTTGTATTCCACCGCCAGCCTCGATCGCAGCCCGCGCGTGGCGATCACCAGCTTCGCCGACTATGCCGCGATCGGCGCGGCCTACCAGCAGCGCGCGATGCCGAAGGCGGCCGTCACGCCGAAGGTGCAGGCCCTGGCCGATTCGCTGACCGAAGGCGTGAGCGACCGGCGCCGCCAGGCCGAGATCCTCTACGACTGGGTCAGCACGCACATCCGCTACGTGGCGCTCTATCTCGGCCTGGGCGGCGTGGTGCCGCACGACGCCGATGCGATCCTGGCCGCCGCCTATGGCGATTGCAAGGACCACGTGACCCTGCTCGAGGCCTTGCTGGCCGCCAAGGGGATCGCCAGCCAGCCGGTGCTGGTCAATCTCGGCAACACCTACTGGGTGCCGAAGGTCGCGCTGCCGCTCGGCGTGTTCGACCACGCGATCACCTATCTCCCCGAGTTCGACCTGTATGTCGATTCGACCGCCATGCTGGCGCGCTTCGGCGTGCTGCCGTCCTCCGAGCTCGGCAAGCGCGGCCTGGTGGCCGGCACCGACAAGCAGGCGGGCAGCCTGCGCACCCTGCCGCTCGGCGATCCGGCCCACGACACGGTGCGCGTGACCCGGCGCGTCGCCATGGAGGCCGACGGCACGCTGCAGGGCAGCGGGCAGATCGACAACGAAGGCATCTTCGACCTCAACGCGCGCAGCGTGTTCGCCTCGCTGCCGCCGGGCATGGAGGCCCAGGTCGCGGAGCGCATCCTCGCCCTCACGGGGCAGGACGGCACCGGCACCTATCACTACGCCGACGTGCGCGATCTCGGCAAGCCCTTCGTCTATGGCTCGGCGTTCCGCCTGCCCGAGT
It contains:
- a CDS encoding DUF3857 domain-containing protein; its protein translation is MTRFTRYGIAMPLASLILSTSCLAVHAAEYRANSTILSNDIVYDVHADGSYTKDVTELDRIDTEQGVREGGESSLGYSTSLQALEIVEAYTLTRDGRRIDVTPDQIREQQSPASARAPMFVDQRLKVVVFPAVEVGAKLMLHYRLTQKTPLFPGQFSALEQFSDGVPRESMQLTVRAPAAMPLQADAVDLPGGRQPAGEAGGEAGVQVWRWSLSKQPARTPELYSTASLDRSPRVAITSFADYAAIGAAYQQRAMPKAAVTPKVQALADSLTEGVSDRRRQAEILYDWVSTHIRYVALYLGLGGVVPHDADAILAAAYGDCKDHVTLLEALLAAKGIASQPVLVNLGNTYWVPKVALPLGVFDHAITYLPEFDLYVDSTAMLARFGVLPSSELGKRGLVAGTDKQAGSLRTLPLGDPAHDTVRVTRRVAMEADGTLQGSGQIDNEGIFDLNARSVFASLPPGMEAQVAERILALTGQDGTGTYHYADVRDLGKPFVYGSAFRLPEYALLPGPGAIPVPVGLGSINGIASTFDAAGLETRQTSIAMAARHVVETTIVTLAPGVRVPRLPKPVAIDSPLGSYRASYRQDGSDGAVVTVTRDLLLKPAGPLITPADYPAFRKFALAVKRELRTQLVY